The Sporosarcina ureae genome includes a region encoding these proteins:
- a CDS encoding sensor domain-containing diguanylate cyclase: MRWSLRKLIQVVAILAILLTFLTSTTVAYQVHKQTLINTTLEANYAYVQKLTSTTDTYLREILNTLEVNAKVVLSILDDPSSQTQMNALAERIRTETNTFDSVAVASEEGVILGASSPSLELLGEKLTSIGAMQAINEKREIISHPYVGIEGEPIIFISVPLIEDGEYKGFLGGAIYLDQPNILEKLLGNHFYENGSYVYVVDYVGKLIYHQEKERLKEDVTSNPVVQKVMRGESGHKQLINTKGIPMLAGYAYVPIAEWGIVVQRRLDTSVAPAKEMVLEMAVKSLPLLLLSFFLVRYLSRKIALPLQKLAYYTESSVESDQKEKMEAISDWYYEAKQLKGAMLHSLDYFKNEMNYFIHQSTTDPLTKLTNRRIMDRYMKQWVDDGTPFALIIFDIDKFKRVNDRYGHAVGDEVLIYLADWMQRIVRKQDICCRYGGEEFVILLPKSDKVTAYLTAERLREKMEDTVSPCGEVITISCGVAAYPLHANHPARLIELADQSLYEAKRTGRNKTIVVSDEPRHE; the protein is encoded by the coding sequence ATGAGATGGTCCTTGAGAAAATTAATTCAAGTCGTAGCGATACTAGCAATTTTGTTGACCTTTCTAACGAGTACTACGGTAGCATATCAAGTGCACAAACAAACGTTAATAAATACCACTCTAGAAGCTAACTACGCATATGTACAAAAATTGACGTCCACTACAGATACGTATTTACGGGAAATATTAAACACATTAGAAGTTAATGCGAAAGTAGTCCTATCTATCCTTGATGACCCTTCTTCACAAACGCAAATGAATGCATTAGCTGAGCGGATTAGAACAGAAACGAATACATTTGATTCCGTTGCAGTGGCCTCTGAAGAAGGTGTCATACTAGGCGCATCTTCTCCGAGCCTGGAGTTGCTTGGTGAAAAGTTGACATCGATTGGGGCAATGCAAGCTATTAATGAAAAGAGGGAGATAATTTCTCACCCTTACGTTGGAATTGAAGGAGAACCCATTATATTTATTAGTGTTCCGCTTATTGAAGACGGTGAGTATAAAGGATTTTTAGGAGGAGCTATCTATCTCGATCAACCTAACATATTGGAGAAACTCTTAGGGAACCACTTCTATGAAAATGGTTCGTATGTTTACGTAGTAGACTATGTAGGGAAACTAATTTACCATCAAGAAAAAGAACGTCTGAAAGAGGATGTCACGAGTAACCCGGTGGTTCAAAAAGTAATGAGAGGGGAAAGTGGCCATAAACAGCTAATTAACACAAAGGGAATACCTATGTTAGCGGGATATGCTTATGTACCCATTGCTGAATGGGGAATTGTAGTACAAAGACGATTAGATACTTCAGTTGCTCCGGCAAAAGAAATGGTACTAGAGATGGCAGTAAAGTCTCTGCCGTTACTGCTTCTTTCGTTCTTCTTGGTTAGATATCTGTCAAGAAAAATTGCTCTACCACTTCAAAAGTTGGCATACTATACGGAGAGCAGTGTAGAGTCTGATCAAAAAGAGAAAATGGAAGCCATCTCTGATTGGTACTATGAAGCAAAACAATTAAAAGGAGCTATGTTGCATAGCTTGGACTACTTTAAAAATGAGATGAACTACTTCATTCACCAATCAACGACCGATCCGTTGACGAAGTTAACAAATCGCAGAATAATGGATCGTTACATGAAGCAATGGGTGGACGATGGAACGCCATTCGCTCTAATTATTTTTGATATAGACAAGTTTAAACGTGTCAATGATCGCTACGGTCACGCAGTCGGCGATGAAGTGTTGATCTACTTAGCAGATTGGATGCAACGAATTGTTCGCAAACAGGATATATGTTGCCGCTATGGCGGAGAGGAATTCGTCATCTTATTACCAAAATCAGACAAAGTGACTGCATATTTGACCGCAGAACGTCTTCGTGAAAAAATGGAAGACACAGTCAGTCCTTGCGGCGAAGTTATCACAATTTCATGTGGGGTTGCTGCTTATCCACTTCACGCAAACCACCCGGCACGACTTATTGAATTAGCCGATCAAAGTCTATATGAAGCAAAACGAACAGGACGTAATAAGACCATCGTCGTTTCTGATGAACCTCGGCATGAGTAA